GCGCCGGTGTTCGCGACCCGCACCGACACGGCGAGCGTCGCCGCGCAGGTCAAGGACTACAACCGGCGCCTCGTCGACGCGGCCGCCGCGCTGCGCGATCGCTACGGCGCGACGCTGCGGCTCGAGGTGTTCGACGCCTACGCGCCGTTCGACGACCTGCTGAGCCACCCGGCCCGGTACGGCTTCGACGACGCGACGCGCGCCTGCCTCGACATCCCGAAGCCGTCGTCGCTCACCTACCTGAGCGCGCAGACGCCGCGGGCCGACTGCCGCGATCCGGCGCGCTTCGTGTTCTGGGACACGCTGCACCCGACGACGCGCACGCACGCGTGGCTCGCCGAGCGGATCGCACCGTTCGTGCGCGCGCGCCTGCTGAACTGATCGCTGCGGGCGGCGGCGCTTACAGCAGCGGACACGCAGTAACCTGCGTGCCGCGTTCCACGCACAGCCGCTCGTAGTCGCGCAGGTATGCACGCTCGTCGTCGTCGAGCAGGTCGAGATCGATCAGGTCCCAGTCGTAGCCAACCGCCACGATGTTCTCGAACCTCACCGTGTCCGGCTGCGTTTCGTCGGTCCGGATGATCACGATGTTCTCGATCCGCACGCCGCCCTTGCCCGCCAGATAGATGCCCGGCTCGACCGAAATCACCGCATTCGGCACCAGCCCGTATTTCGCGCCCGGCGCGAACCGCACGCCACCCTCGTGCACGTGAATCCCGACGCCGTGCCCGGTGCCGTGGCCGAAATCGTGGCCGTGGTCGCGGCACACCTGCCGCACGAGCGCGTCGACGTCGGCGCCTGTCGCCGTGCTCGGGAAGCGCGTGACGAGCCCCTTGATGCAGGCCTTCAGCGCGACCGTGTAGATCTCGCGCTGCCAGGGTTGCGCAACCGTGTCCGGATGCGTGCGGCGCAGCACGACGCGCGTGCAGTCCGTCGCGAAGCCGGCTTCGTAATAAGCGCCGCTGTCGAGCAGCACGAGCTCGCCTTCCGTCAGCTCGACGCCGGCGCTTGCCGCCGTGTAATGCGCGAACGCGCTGTTCGCGCCATTCGCCGCGATCGACGGAAACGTCAGCGCGACGGCCGAACGCGCGCCGTACGCGTCGTTGATCGTGCGTGCGAGGTCGTATTCGGTGTGGCGGGCGCCCGGCTCGCCGGTCTTCGCCCAGCGCATCGTCTCGGCGATCGCCGCCGAGCTGCGCGCGAACGCGTCGCGGAACCGGTCGAGCACCGCCGGCGTCTTGCTCGCCCGCATCGCCTCGACCGGGTTGAAATCGGCATGCCGCGCGTGCGGCCACACGCGGCTCACCGCATCGACGAGCGCGCAGTTCACCGATTCGAAGCCGTAGCACACGTGCTCGACCGCGAACTGCGCGAGAAAACGCTCGAGCGCCGCCACATCGCGGCGGATCACGTTCAGCGCCGGATACGAATCGAGCGCGACCTCGCAGCCGTCGCAGCCTTCCGGCAGGAACAGCGCGACCTGACCGCCGACCGCGAACAGGAAGCCGAGGTGCGACGACGCATTCGGGATGTGATAACCGCGGCTGTTCAGCAGATACGCGAGATCGTCCGACGCGCACGAGAAGAACGCGGTCTTGCCGTCGGCCGCGCCAGTGTGCGCGGCGAGCTGGCGATTCAGCGTGTCGAGGTTCTGCGCGACGCTCAGGCCGGTCATCGCTTCCGGCACCTCGAAGATCGGCCGCTCGACGTTCCAGCCCGGCAGCGCGATCGCACGGTCGATCTCGCGATCGGCGAGGCTCGTCCAGTCGAGCGACGCGGCCTGCGTCTGCGCGAGCAGCCGGTCGCGCTGCGCGACGCTGATCCGCAGCGCGTCGTAGCCGACCCGTGCGAGCCGGCTCGCATGCGCAACCAGCCAGTCGGCCATCGCCTGCCAGATCGTCACGTTCATCCCGAGCTTCTCGATATGCACGCGCGCCGGATCGCACTGCTGCTCGGCCTGCAGATGATAACGGCCATCGACGAACAGCACGAACGGCGGCACGCCGAGCGCCTGCGCGGTCGCCGCGCTCAGGAAGATCCCGCAGCCGGCCGACCCGTCGAAACCCGACAGCGCGTAGCGCGGGTTGTTGCTGCGCGGCAGGTACTCGGTCACGTATTCGTCCTGCGACGTGACGATCACCGCGTCGAGGCGTGCCGCGTCGAGCAGGCGCGACAGGCCGGCCTGCGTGTCGGCGACGGACGCGTCGTACTGGGGAAGGCCGGAGAAGCTGTATTTCAGTCGATCGATCATCGTGTGCCCGTTATTCATTGTTGTCGGCGGCCGGCGGCGTGACGCGGCATGGCGCATGCCGCAAACGACACGCCGCCGTGGCGCGGATCACGCACGGCCCGGCGCGCAGCCGGCCCGCGGTGCCGTTCCGGCGGCAGGTCTTCGGGGAATTTTTGTCTCACTTAACTTTGTTTGATGCGCGACAGAATCTAGAGCACGCCGAAATTGAGGTCAAGCTAAAATTTTCGTAGGACTAAAATCGGCGTGACGGCCGCGGATCCCGGCACAACGCGAATTCGCCCGGCTGCACTGCGCGGTACAATGCGCCGGCATCGCCGTCCCGACGGCCGTGCTTCGTGCGATGCGCGGAAAGCAAGTCCCGGCGACTGCACCGCCTCTCCGCTCGCCTCCCGACTCGTTGCCACGAAAGAGATTCATGGATTCAGACATCATGCGTATCGGCCTGCGCATTCGCCGCCTGCGCCGGGAAGCGAAGAAGACGCTGCTGGAAGTCGCGACCGAAGCGAAGTTGTCGGTCGGGTTCCTGTCGCAGGTCGAGCGGCATCTCACCGGCATCTCGCTGTCTTCGCTCGTCAACGTCGCCAAGGCGCTCGACGTCCCGCTCGGCGCGCTGATCGACCAGCCGCGCCAGGCGCAGCCCGATTCGCACGAAGGCAGCCGCAAGCCGTACGCGCTCGACGCCACGTCGCAGTGGTACGAGCGGCTCTCCACCACCTTCGACGGCAGCCAGGTCAACGCGCTCAAGGTGCGGATGATGGAAGGCTACCGTTCGGAATGGGTGTCACATGGCGGCGACGAGTTCGTGTATGTGCTGGCCGGCCGCATCTGCTACACGGTCGGCAAGAAGGTCTATCCGCTGGCGCCCGGTGATTCGCTGCACTTCGACGCACGCAAGCGGCATCGCGTCGCGAACGTCGGCGACGGGCCGGCCGAGCTGATCGCGGTCGGCACGCTGCCGCTGTTCGACGACAGATGCGCCGAACTGGTGTCGGCGACGATGGAAATCAGACCACCGACGCCCGGCGAGCCGCGCGTGAGCCGCCGCGCCGCGCCGGCCTCCAAACGCAGCGACCGCGACGCCGAGGCAGCCCGGCCGGCCAAGGCCGGCGCCGCGGAAAAGAAGGCGTCGGCGAAACCGCGCGCGTCCACCGGCAAACGCCCGGCGGCCGCCACCCCGGCGCGCAAGAAGAAGTCGTAACGGCCGCGAACGCGCGCCGCCCTGTTCTTCGCCCCTACTCGTCGATCTCGAGCGCTTGCGCGACGGCCCGGATCCGCGCGCGATGCACGGCATCCTTGATCTTCTCCGCGTCGTTGCCGATGCCGCGCGCGATCGCGCCGGCATCGACGCTACGCGCGGCCGCGAGCGCGACGCGCAGCCGCTCGGCCTGCGGATACGGTTGCGCATCGAGCCCGAGCCGACCGCGCGCATCCGATTCGCACGCCTGCAGCATCTCGGCGAAACGCGCCGGCTTGCGCAGCGCATCGCTGCGCTCGAACAAGCGCACCAGCGCGGCCGCGCCCATCTCCATCACGCGATGCAGGTTGCCGTGCTCGCGCGCGACCACGAGCGCAAGATCGCGGCATTCGTTCGGCACACGCAGCCGCTCGCACAACGGCTTGAGCAGGTCGACGCTGCGGCCTTCGTGGCCGACGTGGCGCGGCAGCACGTCCGCGGGCGTCGTCGCCTTGCCGAGATCGTGCGTGAGCGCCGCGAAGCGCACCGGCAGCGAATAGCGCTGCTTCGCCGCGTAGTCGACGACCATCATCACGTGCACGCCGGTATCGACTTCCGGGTGATAGTCGGCGCGCTGCGGCACGCCCCACAGCGCGTCGACCTCGGGCAGGATGCGCGCGAGCGCGCCGCACTCGCGCAGCACCGCGAACATCCGCGAAGGCTTCGCCTCCATCAGCCCGCGCGCGATTTCCTGCCACACGCGCTCGGGCACCAGCGCGTCCACCTCGCCCGCGTCGACCATCCGCCGCATCAGCGCGAGCGTTTCATCCGCCACCGTGAAATCGGCAAACCGCGCGGCGAAGCGCGCAATCCGCAGGATCCGCACGGGATCCTCGACGAACGCGTCGCTCACGTGCCGGAACACGCGCGCGCGCAGGTCGGCCTGGCCGTCGAACGGATCGATCACGGGCCCGACCAGCGCACCCTCCGGGCTCACCTCGCGCGCCATCGCGTTGACCGTCAGGTCGCGCCGCGCGAGATCCTCGTCGAGCGTCACGTCCGGCGCGTAATAGAACTGGAAGCCGTGATAGCCGGCCGCCGTCTTGCGCTCGGTGCGCGCCAGCGCGTACTCCTCCTGCGTCCGCGGATGCAGGAACACCGGGAAATCCTTGCCGACCGGCCGGAAGCCCTGCGCGGCCATCTGCTCGGGCGTCGCGCCGACCACCACGTAGTCGCGGTCCTGCACGGGCACGCCGAGCAATTCGTCGCGGATCGCTCCGCCTACCGCGTAAATGTTCATGGCGTGGGCTCGTAT
The DNA window shown above is from Burkholderia cepacia and carries:
- a CDS encoding M24 family metallopeptidase — translated: MIDRLKYSFSGLPQYDASVADTQAGLSRLLDAARLDAVIVTSQDEYVTEYLPRSNNPRYALSGFDGSAGCGIFLSAATAQALGVPPFVLFVDGRYHLQAEQQCDPARVHIEKLGMNVTIWQAMADWLVAHASRLARVGYDALRISVAQRDRLLAQTQAASLDWTSLADREIDRAIALPGWNVERPIFEVPEAMTGLSVAQNLDTLNRQLAAHTGAADGKTAFFSCASDDLAYLLNSRGYHIPNASSHLGFLFAVGGQVALFLPEGCDGCEVALDSYPALNVIRRDVAALERFLAQFAVEHVCYGFESVNCALVDAVSRVWPHARHADFNPVEAMRASKTPAVLDRFRDAFARSSAAIAETMRWAKTGEPGARHTEYDLARTINDAYGARSAVALTFPSIAANGANSAFAHYTAASAGVELTEGELVLLDSGAYYEAGFATDCTRVVLRRTHPDTVAQPWQREIYTVALKACIKGLVTRFPSTATGADVDALVRQVCRDHGHDFGHGTGHGVGIHVHEGGVRFAPGAKYGLVPNAVISVEPGIYLAGKGGVRIENIVIIRTDETQPDTVRFENIVAVGYDWDLIDLDLLDDDERAYLRDYERLCVERGTQVTACPLL
- a CDS encoding multifunctional CCA addition/repair protein, whose amino-acid sequence is MNIYAVGGAIRDELLGVPVQDRDYVVVGATPEQMAAQGFRPVGKDFPVFLHPRTQEEYALARTERKTAAGYHGFQFYYAPDVTLDEDLARRDLTVNAMAREVSPEGALVGPVIDPFDGQADLRARVFRHVSDAFVEDPVRILRIARFAARFADFTVADETLALMRRMVDAGEVDALVPERVWQEIARGLMEAKPSRMFAVLRECGALARILPEVDALWGVPQRADYHPEVDTGVHVMMVVDYAAKQRYSLPVRFAALTHDLGKATTPADVLPRHVGHEGRSVDLLKPLCERLRVPNECRDLALVVAREHGNLHRVMEMGAAALVRLFERSDALRKPARFAEMLQACESDARGRLGLDAQPYPQAERLRVALAAARSVDAGAIARGIGNDAEKIKDAVHRARIRAVAQALEIDE
- a CDS encoding helix-turn-helix domain-containing protein, with amino-acid sequence MDSDIMRIGLRIRRLRREAKKTLLEVATEAKLSVGFLSQVERHLTGISLSSLVNVAKALDVPLGALIDQPRQAQPDSHEGSRKPYALDATSQWYERLSTTFDGSQVNALKVRMMEGYRSEWVSHGGDEFVYVLAGRICYTVGKKVYPLAPGDSLHFDARKRHRVANVGDGPAELIAVGTLPLFDDRCAELVSATMEIRPPTPGEPRVSRRAAPASKRSDRDAEAARPAKAGAAEKKASAKPRASTGKRPAAATPARKKKS